Part of the Novosphingobium sp. ZN18A2 genome, GCCGAGGATGAATTCCTGCTGCTGGGCCTCTGTGCCGAAATGTTCGAACATGTTCACGAAGGGGAAATTGCCGACGATCGAATGTTCGTTCTGCAGGTCGTTGTGCAGGCCCAGGCCCTTTTGCGTGAAGTGATCGCGAATCACCGCCATCCACAGGTTGGACCCGTCCTTGCCGCCGTATTTCTTCGGGGCGGAAAAGCGCCAGTGCCCGGCCTTGTCCGCGCGCTGCTGCGCTTCGCGAAGCAGGTCTTCCCATTCGTGGCGGGGCAGGCCGTCATTGTCGAAATCGGTGCGCGCCCATTCGCGGCGGTGATCGAAGAAGCGGATGTTGTCGTCCGCATCCTCAAGCGGTTTGATCTCTTTCTCGATGAAAGTATCGAGTTCGGCGAGATAGGCGACAAGCGCCTCGGGCAGGTCGAAGTCCATCAGTTTCCTTCCCATTCCTCCCGCGCGCGCGGAAGCGCCGGGTATTTCGGCTGATCGGATGCCAGCGTGTCGAGAACCGTGCGGCGCAGCCGCGCAAGCAGGCCGGGCGTGGCGAGCGTGGCCCGCCCGGAAAGCAGATCTTCCACCAGCACGCGGTCATGCGGATCGGGGCGGCCCGCCAGTTCGCGCCGCACGATGCCGAGCGCGTTCTGTGCAACCGCAAGGTCGAACCGGTCGCGCCCTTCCAGCTTCGGCTTTACCGCCGCGGCGAGCCATTCGGATATGGCGGTCAGGATTTCGCCTGCTGACGGCTCGCCCTGGCGCTCGCCCTCCGGCTGCGGCGCAGGGGCAAGGCGGCGCTGCCGCTCTTCTTCGGGCGCATCGGATTCAAGCAACAGCAACAGGTCCAGTTCCTGCTCCGCCGCGCGGCGGGCAACGACCACGCGTTCAAGCGAACGGTCCGTGCCGCCGCGCCAATAGGTGCCCATGCCAAGGCAGCCGAGCGCCCACCACACCGTGCGATAGACCAGCCAGAACCGGAAACGCGCGCGATCGACAGGCGCACCGCCCGCCGCCTCATAGGCCGCGAAATAGGTTTCCAGGTCGGTAAAACCGAAGGCTGGCGCATCGAGCTTGCCGAAACGCCACACGGTCATGCAGCCATAGGCAAGATCCTCGTGCGGGTCGCCGGTATGCGCCAGTTCCCAGTCGAGAACGCCGGAAAGGCGGCCATCGTGCGCCATGACGTTGCCGATGCGCAAGTCCCCATGCACCAGCCGGGGCGCGGCGGGCGGCGGCACGTTGGCGCGCAGCCACGCAAGGCCCAGCGCGATAACCGGCCGGTCGCCGCCATAACTTTCGAATTGTTCGGCCAGCGATTCCACCCCGGATGCGGGGTCGAGCACGGGAAGGAAGTCCAGCCCTTCCGGATCGAGCGCGTGAATCCGGGCCAGCGCGGTCGCAAGATCGCCGATCATCGCCTGCGGATCGCCCGCCAGCACAGCCTTGGGATCGGCCGTACCGGGGATCGCCCGCATCACGAAGCCGATGCCGATCCCGTCGGACGGCGTCAGTTCCTCGATCACTTCGGGCGCCATGACGCCGCCCGCCACCGCGCGGCGGATTACTGCGGCTTCTTGCGCAAGCGCGACGGGGCGCGCTTCGATCCATTCCTGCGACGGCGCACGGCGAAGCACGAAATCCTCGTCCCCGCAGGAAAAGCGCCAGCTCTGCATATTGGCGCCGCCCGAAAGGCGGTGAGGCGTGCCCAATT contains:
- a CDS encoding phosphotransferase family protein — translated: MTEPGSDTADLADGLRRVMARAGFRGELGTPHRLSGGANMQSWRFSCGDEDFVLRRAPSQEWIEARPVALAQEAAVIRRAVAGGVMAPEVIEELTPSDGIGIGFVMRAIPGTADPKAVLAGDPQAMIGDLATALARIHALDPEGLDFLPVLDPASGVESLAEQFESYGGDRPVIALGLAWLRANVPPPAAPRLVHGDLRIGNVMAHDGRLSGVLDWELAHTGDPHEDLAYGCMTVWRFGKLDAPAFGFTDLETYFAAYEAAGGAPVDRARFRFWLVYRTVWWALGCLGMGTYWRGGTDRSLERVVVARRAAEQELDLLLLLESDAPEEERQRRLAPAPQPEGERQGEPSAGEILTAISEWLAAAVKPKLEGRDRFDLAVAQNALGIVRRELAGRPDPHDRVLVEDLLSGRATLATPGLLARLRRTVLDTLASDQPKYPALPRAREEWEGN